Proteins encoded within one genomic window of Sulfurovum sp. XGS-02:
- a CDS encoding tRNA-uridine aminocarboxypropyltransferase, which yields MNKTNRSVCYNCYRPQTSCMCTYIAPIETNTRFVILMHPKEFRKTKNGTGHFTNLSLKNCEIHVGIDFTNHTAINQIINDPSNVCYTLYPHETSINLNEEPIGEKQKNTVMFLIDSTWPCSKAILSASPNIDALPKVSFTHTEVSKFTFKEQPKEYCLSTMESTLCVLERLNTHHIETIERKKLDRFLLPFEKMVAYQLSCV from the coding sequence ATGAATAAAACTAACAGAAGCGTCTGCTACAATTGCTACCGACCCCAAACCTCATGTATGTGCACCTACATCGCACCTATAGAGACCAACACACGATTTGTCATCTTGATGCATCCAAAAGAGTTTAGAAAGACCAAGAACGGGACAGGCCACTTTACCAATCTCTCTTTGAAAAACTGTGAGATCCATGTGGGCATAGATTTTACCAACCATACAGCCATCAATCAGATCATTAATGATCCTTCAAATGTCTGCTACACGCTCTATCCGCATGAAACCAGTATCAACCTCAATGAAGAACCTATAGGGGAAAAACAAAAAAACACGGTCATGTTTCTTATAGACTCTACATGGCCCTGTTCAAAAGCTATACTTTCTGCAAGCCCCAATATCGATGCGTTGCCAAAAGTCAGTTTTACCCATACGGAAGTTTCAAAATTTACTTTTAAGGAACAGCCTAAGGAGTATTGCCTCAGTACGATGGAATCTACCTTATGCGTCTTGGAACGTTTGAACACACACCATATTGAAACGATTGAGCGTAAAAAACTGGACCGTTTTTTACTCCCTTTTGAGAAAATGGTGGCATACCAACTCTCTTGTGTCTAA
- a CDS encoding AEC family transporter encodes MENFILIILAISIGYLFRRVRILPEESAAILNKFVIFISLPAMILLQIPKLTLSMEILIPVIIAWVVMTVTALLTLFISKRLQFSKEVTGALMLVAVLTNSSFLGIPVIKAYLGDEALPYVLVYDQMGTFLALATYGIFVAAYYSNQSEITLKIMVVKVLTFPPFVSLIIALFFIGTPFPDMISKVLASLANTIVPIALVAVGLQLQLKLPGHEIRPFGMALLIKLIIAPLIALAIVAMAGWTNLAASVSVMEAGMAPMVTAGAMASMSGLAPRLSSAIVGYGILLSFFSTALLFKLL; translated from the coding sequence ATGGAAAATTTTATATTGATCATACTGGCTATTTCCATTGGCTATCTCTTCAGAAGAGTACGTATCCTCCCGGAAGAATCAGCAGCCATCCTAAATAAATTTGTTATATTTATCTCTCTCCCTGCAATGATACTGTTGCAAATCCCTAAGCTGACACTCTCTATGGAGATCCTGATCCCTGTGATCATTGCCTGGGTCGTGATGACAGTGACAGCGCTCCTTACACTGTTTATTTCTAAAAGGCTTCAGTTTAGCAAAGAGGTCACAGGTGCATTGATGCTTGTGGCGGTATTGACGAACTCCTCTTTCCTTGGTATTCCTGTTATCAAAGCATATCTAGGTGATGAGGCATTGCCTTACGTCTTGGTCTATGACCAAATGGGTACGTTTCTGGCACTCGCAACGTATGGGATATTTGTAGCAGCCTATTATTCGAATCAGAGTGAAATTACTCTGAAAATTATGGTGGTGAAGGTCCTTACTTTCCCTCCATTTGTTTCATTGATCATTGCACTGTTTTTCATAGGTACCCCATTCCCTGATATGATCTCAAAAGTGTTGGCATCGCTGGCCAATACAATTGTACCCATTGCTTTGGTCGCAGTGGGACTGCAATTGCAGTTGAAACTTCCCGGACATGAGATACGTCCTTTTGGTATGGCATTGTTGATCAAACTGATCATTGCACCACTGATCGCACTGGCTATAGTGGCTATGGCAGGATGGACAAATCTGGCAGCCAGTGTATCTGTGATGGAAGCAGGAATGGCACCGATGGTCACAGCAGGGGCTATGGCATCGATGTCAGGACTAGCTCCAAGACTCAGTTCAGCCATTGTCGGTTATGGCATACTGCTCTCTTTTTTTAGTACAGCACTCCTGTTTAAACTCTTGTAG
- the acs gene encoding acetate--CoA ligase, translated as MLQELYQPNPDFAKNARIKNIDEYHALVKKATDDYEGFWKTYADEKIDWFEPYDRVLDESNAPFVKWFDGGKLNVAHQCIDRHLETQKNKAAIIFEGDRGDKQVITYLDLYEEVNKFANLLKEDFGVEKGDRVVIYMPMIPEAAYAMLACARIGAIHSIVFGGFSSEALRDRIEDAEAKVVITADGAYRKTKPYMLKPVVDEAIIGETPVEKVLVVERNNEDVNWVAGRDYSYNELIKSKSGQCDAEPMESEDPLFLLYTSGSTGKPKGVQHSTAGYILWAQMTMEWVFDVKENDTYWCTADIGWITGHTYIVYGPLAMGATTVMFEGVITFPDAGRPWKMVEEHKINQFYTAPTAIRVLHKTGEDEPAKYDLTSLKVLGTVGEPIDPPAWKWYYEEVGQSKCAIVDTYWQTETGGHIVSPLPGATPIKPACATLPLPGIMAEILDPETGEKVAEGESGYMCVTRPWPSQIRGVWGDDERFKKSYFGDVTKEGKPVYFTGDGAIYGENGYITITGRTDDVINVSGHRMGTAEVEAAIKKHDNVAAVAVVGKPHELKGEGIFAYIVLKSVKDDVASELETMKEINAIIKTEIGNIALCDDMIFVPDLPKTRSGKIMRRILRALAKGEKITQDTSTLEDPTIVGQIEERVSAA; from the coding sequence ATGTTACAAGAACTCTATCAACCAAACCCGGACTTTGCAAAAAATGCAAGAATAAAAAATATAGATGAATATCATGCCCTGGTCAAAAAAGCAACGGATGATTATGAAGGATTCTGGAAAACGTATGCAGATGAAAAGATCGATTGGTTTGAACCGTATGACAGGGTATTGGATGAGTCGAATGCCCCGTTTGTAAAGTGGTTTGATGGTGGTAAGTTAAATGTTGCACATCAGTGTATAGACCGTCATTTAGAGACACAGAAAAATAAAGCAGCAATTATTTTTGAAGGAGATAGAGGTGACAAACAGGTGATCACCTATCTTGATCTCTATGAGGAGGTCAATAAATTTGCCAATCTTCTGAAAGAAGATTTCGGTGTAGAAAAAGGCGACAGGGTAGTTATCTATATGCCGATGATCCCTGAAGCAGCTTATGCGATGCTTGCTTGTGCACGTATAGGAGCAATCCATTCTATCGTATTTGGTGGGTTCTCTTCAGAAGCACTGCGTGACAGGATCGAAGATGCCGAGGCAAAAGTGGTGATCACAGCAGACGGTGCATACAGAAAAACGAAACCCTATATGCTAAAACCTGTGGTAGATGAAGCAATTATAGGTGAAACACCGGTTGAAAAAGTGTTGGTTGTAGAGAGAAACAATGAGGATGTGAACTGGGTAGCAGGACGTGACTACTCGTACAATGAACTGATCAAAAGTAAATCGGGGCAATGTGATGCTGAACCTATGGAGAGTGAAGATCCTCTTTTCCTGCTCTATACCTCTGGAAGTACAGGTAAACCAAAAGGAGTACAGCACAGTACAGCCGGATATATTTTATGGGCACAAATGACGATGGAATGGGTCTTTGATGTGAAGGAAAATGATACCTACTGGTGTACAGCAGATATTGGTTGGATCACCGGACATACCTATATCGTTTATGGCCCGCTTGCAATGGGTGCAACCACAGTCATGTTCGAAGGTGTCATTACCTTCCCTGATGCAGGTCGTCCTTGGAAAATGGTAGAAGAGCATAAGATCAACCAGTTCTATACAGCACCAACAGCGATCCGTGTATTGCATAAAACAGGAGAAGATGAACCGGCCAAATATGATCTTACCTCGCTTAAAGTACTTGGAACGGTAGGAGAGCCGATCGATCCTCCGGCATGGAAATGGTACTATGAAGAAGTAGGTCAAAGCAAATGTGCGATTGTAGATACCTACTGGCAGACTGAAACAGGGGGTCACATCGTTTCTCCACTGCCTGGTGCAACACCTATCAAGCCTGCATGTGCAACACTTCCCTTACCGGGAATTATGGCTGAGATACTTGATCCTGAAACAGGTGAAAAAGTAGCTGAAGGTGAGAGCGGATATATGTGTGTCACACGTCCTTGGCCGTCACAGATCCGTGGTGTATGGGGTGATGATGAGCGTTTCAAAAAATCTTACTTCGGAGACGTGACAAAAGAGGGTAAACCAGTATATTTCACTGGTGACGGTGCAATATACGGTGAAAACGGATACATTACGATCACAGGTCGTACAGATGATGTGATCAATGTATCCGGGCACCGTATGGGTACAGCTGAAGTAGAAGCTGCGATCAAAAAGCATGACAATGTAGCAGCGGTGGCTGTGGTAGGTAAACCGCATGAGTTGAAAGGAGAAGGTATCTTTGCCTATATCGTACTCAAATCTGTTAAAGATGATGTAGCAAGTGAGCTTGAAACCATGAAAGAGATCAACGCGATCATTAAAACCGAGATCGGTAACATCGCACTGTGTGACGATATGATCTTTGTTCCGGACCTTCCGAAAACCAGATCGGGAAAGATCATGAGAAGGATACTTAGAGCACTGGCAAAAGGAGAAAAGATCACACAAGATACTTCTACACTTGAAGATCCGACGATCGTAGGTCAGATAGAGGAACGTGTGAGCGCTGCATAA
- a CDS encoding 3'-5' exonuclease has product MFTSLKKKWNLKSLKDERFTFLFDETDADEMVVVDCETTGLDPKSDDIVSIGAVKIKGNRILTDEAIHIYIDQEKALDPKSITIHQIRNCDLYGAIPLNEAIEKFLYYIGNRPLAGYYLKFDVAMVNKYIKPMYGITLPNKQEEVSAIYYDKKIPTIPQGHIDLRFDTILEDLDLPKLQAHDALNDAIMTAMIYLKLKNTTKLK; this is encoded by the coding sequence ATGTTTACATCATTAAAAAAGAAGTGGAATCTCAAGAGTCTAAAAGATGAACGTTTTACCTTTTTATTTGATGAAACAGATGCTGATGAGATGGTTGTCGTTGATTGTGAGACGACAGGACTTGATCCAAAATCGGATGATATTGTCTCGATCGGGGCTGTAAAGATCAAGGGAAACAGAATTCTTACGGATGAAGCGATACATATCTATATTGATCAGGAGAAAGCGCTTGATCCTAAAAGTATCACGATCCATCAGATAAGGAATTGTGACCTTTATGGGGCGATCCCCCTCAATGAGGCTATCGAAAAGTTTCTCTATTATATCGGGAACAGACCCTTGGCAGGTTACTACCTGAAATTTGATGTGGCTATGGTAAACAAATATATCAAACCGATGTATGGTATTACCCTACCCAATAAACAAGAAGAGGTATCAGCGATCTATTATGACAAAAAGATACCAACCATACCTCAAGGACATATAGATCTGCGGTTCGATACGATCTTGGAAGATTTGGATCTACCAAAACTTCAGGCCCATGATGCATTGAATGATGCCATCATGACGGCTATGATCTATCTTAAATTAAAAAATACAACAAAATTAAAATAA
- a CDS encoding putative nucleotidyltransferase substrate binding domain-containing protein, producing MITLLENLKSYPPFTFLDHNAFDRMESHAQIAYYPNDTVLIGKDTMPENLFIVIKGSVEVRDEYEELIDIYHTHDMFGGIEIIEEEPSTYSYIVTEELICFEVPKTVFLDMCESNKDFKHYFFSSIVERIDMLKEKKEYAFMSDLMIARVDESILHKDVMVTPDMPIVEALQRMDDEGASCLLVDNEEGYGIVTDADFRYYILHKEEKGLEKISQIQTYPTISIQNGELLFNILLLMTEHSIKHLPVLDEMHNVVGILELVDLLSFFSNQSHLITVQMERAQDLESVVDAAKRLDVMISALHVKGVKSRYIAKLVSEINRKMYSKLFEMIIPHTWQDKCTLILLGSEGRASQILRTDQDNALVFEEGFMPEDVTSVTQRFIEVLDEIGFPRCEGGIMMITPKWCKPIEAYKEDIYDWIEAPTYEKFLDMAIFFDSTPVAGKKTLHTELIDYLFSKVEQTPSILMHFARAIETFESPLGLFSQFVHDKAHKNEIDIKKGALFALIHGVRALALEHQIRATNTTQRIKELNNNGFLSKEDATDLMEALEVFNTLRLHSQLEQLSKGKKIDNYISVVNLGKLERDLLKEALKTVNKFKKIVSYHFHLSIVG from the coding sequence ATGATCACACTATTAGAGAACTTGAAATCATATCCGCCTTTTACGTTTTTGGATCACAATGCGTTTGATCGTATGGAAAGCCATGCACAGATCGCATACTATCCTAATGATACAGTGCTGATAGGTAAAGATACAATGCCTGAAAATCTTTTTATTGTGATAAAAGGCAGTGTTGAGGTACGTGATGAATATGAAGAGCTGATTGATATCTATCACACACATGATATGTTTGGTGGTATTGAGATCATTGAAGAAGAGCCTTCTACCTATAGTTATATCGTGACAGAAGAATTGATATGTTTTGAGGTCCCTAAAACGGTATTCCTGGATATGTGTGAAAGTAATAAGGATTTCAAGCATTATTTCTTTTCAAGTATCGTAGAACGTATCGACATGCTTAAAGAAAAGAAAGAGTATGCCTTTATGAGCGACTTGATGATCGCAAGAGTGGATGAATCTATTTTGCATAAAGACGTTATGGTCACTCCGGATATGCCTATCGTTGAGGCACTTCAACGTATGGATGACGAGGGGGCGAGTTGTCTACTGGTTGACAATGAGGAAGGGTACGGGATCGTTACCGATGCTGATTTCAGATATTATATTCTGCACAAAGAGGAAAAAGGTTTAGAAAAGATCTCACAGATACAAACTTATCCTACCATCTCCATTCAAAATGGAGAACTTCTTTTTAACATTTTACTCCTGATGACAGAGCACAGTATCAAACACCTCCCTGTATTGGATGAAATGCACAATGTTGTAGGTATACTTGAGCTTGTCGATCTGCTGAGTTTCTTCTCTAATCAGTCTCATCTCATTACGGTTCAGATGGAGAGAGCACAAGATCTTGAGAGTGTGGTAGATGCAGCGAAACGTCTGGATGTCATGATCAGCGCACTGCATGTAAAAGGTGTGAAAAGCCGGTATATAGCCAAGTTGGTCTCTGAGATCAACAGAAAAATGTATAGCAAGCTCTTTGAAATGATCATCCCGCATACATGGCAGGATAAATGTACACTTATCCTTCTTGGCAGTGAAGGGCGTGCTTCTCAGATACTCAGGACAGACCAGGATAATGCCCTTGTCTTTGAAGAGGGTTTCATGCCAGAGGATGTAACTTCTGTTACACAGCGTTTTATCGAAGTACTTGATGAGATAGGTTTCCCACGCTGCGAAGGCGGTATTATGATGATCACTCCAAAATGGTGCAAACCGATTGAAGCATACAAGGAAGATATCTATGATTGGATCGAAGCACCAACGTATGAGAAATTTCTGGATATGGCCATTTTTTTTGATTCAACACCTGTTGCAGGTAAGAAAACACTTCATACGGAATTGATCGATTACCTTTTTAGCAAAGTAGAACAAACCCCGTCAATACTTATGCATTTTGCAAGAGCGATTGAGACTTTTGAGTCTCCACTGGGACTCTTCTCCCAGTTTGTGCACGATAAAGCACATAAAAATGAGATAGACATTAAAAAAGGTGCGCTATTTGCATTGATCCATGGTGTACGTGCATTGGCTTTGGAACATCAGATCAGAGCGACCAATACAACACAACGTATCAAAGAGCTGAATAATAACGGTTTTTTGAGTAAAGAAGATGCAACAGATTTGATGGAGGCGTTAGAAGTCTTCAATACACTGAGACTTCATTCCCAGCTTGAACAGCTTTCAAAAGGGAAGAAAATAGACAACTATATCTCCGTGGTCAACCTGGGAAAACTTGAACGTGACCTTTTAAAAGAGGCACTAAAAACCGTGAACAAGTTTAAAAAGATCGTGAGTTATCACTTTCATCTCTCAATAGTAGGTTAA
- a CDS encoding cation acetate symporter yields the protein MLGRILSLFMMASLTVAFAAGADLGAGTKAEELNVPAIVMFFIFVAATLGITYWASKRTKSASDFYTAGGGITGTQNGTAIAGDYMSAASFLGITGMVYLKGYDGLIFSIGFLVGWPIILFMISEQLRNLGKYTFADVTAYRLKQKPVRILAALGSISVVILYLIAQMVGAGKLIEILFGLDYEFAVVLVGILMILYVAFGGMLATTWVQIIKAVLLLAGTTFMSIMVMAKFGFSFDALFTQATEIHSKGVDIMSPGGLVSDPISAISLGIALMFGTAGLPHILMRFFTVADAKEARKSVFVATGLIGYFYVLTFIMGFGAIVLVLGDPAGSYLAADGVTLKGMNNMAAVWLAHAVGGDYFLGFISAVAFATILAVVSGLTLAGASAISHDLYANAFAKGKVDENKEMNVSKVATIAIGIAAIFFGIAFEKQNIAFVVALAFTIAASANFPVLFMSIFWKKLTTRGAVLGGYVGLISALVLVILGPVVWTQILGNETAIVPYKFPAVFSVPIAFVAIWFFSITDKSEDAQRCMDEFDAQDIRCQTGIGSDGAVAH from the coding sequence ATGTTAGGTAGAATTTTATCTCTATTTATGATGGCTTCACTAACAGTTGCCTTTGCAGCAGGAGCGGATCTAGGTGCCGGTACAAAAGCGGAAGAGCTGAATGTGCCTGCTATTGTGATGTTCTTTATTTTTGTTGCTGCCACACTGGGTATTACCTACTGGGCTTCAAAAAGAACAAAATCGGCAAGTGATTTTTATACAGCTGGTGGCGGTATCACGGGAACGCAGAACGGTACAGCGATTGCAGGTGACTATATGTCAGCGGCATCTTTCCTGGGTATTACGGGAATGGTCTACCTTAAAGGGTATGATGGTCTTATCTTCTCTATCGGTTTCCTGGTAGGTTGGCCTATCATTCTTTTTATGATCTCCGAGCAGCTTAGAAACCTTGGTAAATATACATTTGCAGATGTGACTGCCTATAGATTAAAGCAGAAGCCTGTAAGAATCTTGGCTGCACTGGGTTCGATCTCGGTGGTTATCCTCTACCTGATCGCCCAAATGGTCGGTGCAGGTAAATTGATCGAAATTTTATTTGGTTTAGATTATGAGTTTGCCGTGGTTCTTGTCGGTATTCTCATGATCCTTTATGTTGCATTTGGTGGTATGCTTGCAACTACGTGGGTACAGATCATTAAAGCGGTATTACTGCTTGCGGGTACAACATTTATGTCGATCATGGTGATGGCAAAGTTTGGGTTCAGTTTTGATGCACTCTTTACACAAGCCACAGAGATACACTCAAAAGGTGTAGATATCATGAGCCCTGGCGGTCTTGTTTCTGATCCTATTTCAGCGATCTCACTTGGTATTGCATTGATGTTCGGTACAGCGGGTCTTCCGCATATCCTTATGAGATTCTTTACAGTTGCAGATGCAAAAGAGGCTAGAAAATCAGTCTTTGTTGCCACTGGATTGATTGGTTACTTCTATGTACTGACATTTATCATGGGATTCGGTGCGATCGTACTTGTACTTGGAGATCCGGCAGGGTCTTACTTGGCCGCTGACGGTGTGACACTGAAGGGTATGAACAACATGGCAGCAGTATGGCTGGCGCATGCAGTAGGCGGGGATTACTTCCTTGGGTTTATCTCAGCTGTAGCATTTGCTACGATCCTGGCCGTTGTTTCGGGTCTTACACTTGCAGGTGCATCAGCGATCTCTCATGACCTTTACGCCAATGCATTTGCAAAAGGTAAAGTCGATGAGAACAAAGAGATGAATGTTTCTAAAGTAGCGACGATTGCTATTGGTATTGCAGCGATCTTCTTTGGTATTGCCTTTGAAAAGCAAAATATCGCCTTTGTTGTGGCATTGGCATTTACTATCGCAGCATCAGCTAACTTTCCGGTACTCTTTATGTCGATCTTCTGGAAGAAGCTTACGACAAGAGGTGCTGTACTTGGCGGGTATGTCGGATTGATCTCCGCACTTGTACTTGTTATACTTGGTCCTGTGGTATGGACACAGATTCTGGGTAATGAGACAGCGATCGTACCTTATAAATTTCCGGCAGTATTCTCAGTACCTATAGCATTTGTGGCGATCTGGTTCTTCTCGATCACGGATAAGAGCGAGGATGCACAAAGATGTATGGATGAGTTTGATGCTCAGGACATTAGGTGTCAAACGGGTATCGGGTCTGATGGAGCAGTAGCTCACTAG
- a CDS encoding DUF485 domain-containing protein — translation MTQEQVQQIKNNPKYKKLVGTRSRFAWTLTVIMLVVYYAFILFIAFSPETLGTKISPDGMATWGIPVGIAIIVFAFAMTGIYVRRANGEFDGLLNDLKNDIEKEMK, via the coding sequence ATGACACAAGAACAAGTACAGCAGATCAAGAACAATCCTAAGTACAAAAAACTTGTAGGTACACGAAGCAGATTCGCCTGGACATTGACAGTGATCATGTTGGTGGTCTATTATGCATTTATTTTGTTTATTGCATTCAGTCCGGAAACATTGGGCACTAAAATCAGCCCTGACGGTATGGCTACATGGGGTATACCTGTGGGTATTGCTATTATCGTTTTTGCATTTGCAATGACGGGAATTTATGTAAGAAGGGCCAACGGTGAATTCGATGGGCTCTTAAATGATCTGAAAAATGATATTGAAAAGGAGATGAAATAA
- a CDS encoding OprD family outer membrane porin, with translation MRKHLALSVIASTLIMAGGDIAPVEPVVAAEAAEVDYGEVFGQFRTFYIDRTYSGLVNNNRNSLATGGYIGYKTPDFNGLTAAVAAYGVYGFNIHEVDSDSGDTNSYDPALMGRDGDNYAFIGQAYLNYKFDNTNIKVGRQRLDTPLAGADDARMLPNLFEAAVLTNTDIEDTTLTLAHITRETTGTFSNIYDDGYGLGFASGYGAGTTLAQSGDFVNMGTVALGYNDFNNNGSTDNSTDGVTVAAVTYQGIDGLTLQAWDYYAHDILNAIYLQADYGWKCLLNENVKMNASAQYIGQSDVGDALAAKVDSDYWGVKLGAASGALSAYVAYSQTGESDGTTSGGVITPWGGMPAFTQGMVTRHQFFSDTNSWKVAGAYKLNALLGADVKASVFYTEFDIGATNSYDYGTAWTASESGWDIQYNVASVEGLNVRARANYPRDFKNGLDWDEYRLIVNYNF, from the coding sequence ATGAGAAAACATTTAGCATTATCTGTTATAGCATCTACTCTAATCATGGCAGGAGGAGATATTGCTCCAGTTGAACCGGTTGTAGCAGCAGAAGCAGCAGAGGTCGATTATGGTGAAGTGTTTGGACAATTCAGAACATTTTATATTGACAGAACCTATTCTGGTCTAGTCAATAACAACCGTAATTCACTTGCAACAGGTGGTTATATAGGGTATAAGACACCAGACTTTAATGGATTGACAGCAGCTGTAGCAGCTTACGGTGTGTATGGATTCAATATTCATGAAGTAGATAGCGACAGTGGTGACACAAATAGCTATGATCCTGCATTGATGGGTCGTGATGGTGACAATTATGCATTTATAGGACAAGCATATCTTAACTATAAATTTGACAATACAAATATTAAGGTGGGTCGTCAAAGACTTGATACACCATTGGCAGGTGCTGATGATGCAAGAATGCTTCCAAATCTTTTTGAAGCAGCGGTGCTTACGAACACTGATATTGAAGATACTACTTTAACATTGGCACACATCACCAGAGAGACTACGGGTACCTTCAGTAATATTTATGATGATGGCTACGGATTAGGTTTCGCAAGTGGTTACGGTGCAGGTACGACATTGGCACAGAGCGGTGACTTTGTAAATATGGGTACTGTAGCCTTGGGTTATAATGATTTTAACAACAATGGCAGTACGGATAATAGTACAGATGGAGTCACAGTAGCTGCTGTGACCTATCAAGGGATTGATGGATTGACCCTGCAGGCGTGGGACTACTATGCACATGATATTCTCAATGCCATCTATCTTCAGGCAGATTATGGTTGGAAGTGTCTTTTAAATGAGAATGTAAAGATGAATGCTTCAGCACAATATATCGGTCAGAGTGATGTAGGGGATGCCCTGGCAGCAAAAGTTGACAGCGATTACTGGGGTGTCAAACTAGGTGCAGCTTCAGGTGCATTAAGTGCTTATGTAGCCTATTCTCAAACAGGTGAGAGTGATGGTACAACATCGGGTGGAGTTATTACACCATGGGGTGGTATGCCAGCATTTACCCAAGGTATGGTGACCAGACACCAGTTCTTCTCGGACACGAATAGCTGGAAAGTAGCCGGAGCCTATAAACTCAATGCACTGCTTGGTGCAGATGTGAAAGCGTCTGTATTTTATACGGAATTTGATATTGGTGCAACTAACAGCTACGATTACGGTACTGCATGGACAGCATCAGAATCTGGCTGGGATATTCAATACAATGTCGCTTCGGTTGAGGGACTTAACGTAAGAGCAAGAGCAAACTACCCAAGAGATTTTAAAAATGGTTTGGATTGGGATGAGTATAGACTCATTGTAAACTATAATTTTTAA
- a CDS encoding response regulator transcription factor: MKVLLLEDELMLQGAIKEYLSDIGFEVTAFDDGQEAYDNIASNSYDLFIFDINTPSMDGLSLLDRLQKEKIYVPTIFISAITEIEQISQAYALGCYDYLKKPFHLKELSLHIDRLLKMADIRAKDLIKISKMYSYDVENQSLMFDGEAQLLTQKQLQIMDLFSKNINKVVDFEMLRHYVWDDSPVDNAIIRAEIHRLRQVLKEDLITTLKGVGYILSKQI; this comes from the coding sequence ATGAAAGTATTATTACTTGAAGATGAGCTGATGCTCCAGGGTGCTATCAAAGAGTATCTGTCAGATATCGGTTTTGAAGTAACCGCATTCGACGATGGACAGGAAGCCTATGACAATATAGCTTCGAACAGCTATGATCTGTTTATCTTTGATATCAATACACCAAGTATGGATGGGCTCTCTTTGCTTGATAGATTGCAAAAAGAGAAGATCTATGTGCCAACGATCTTTATCTCTGCGATTACAGAGATTGAACAGATAAGTCAGGCCTATGCTTTGGGGTGCTATGACTATTTGAAAAAACCTTTTCATCTCAAAGAGTTAAGTTTGCATATTGACAGATTGTTAAAAATGGCAGATATCAGGGCAAAAGATCTTATAAAGATATCAAAGATGTACAGCTATGATGTAGAGAATCAATCTTTAATGTTTGATGGAGAAGCACAGTTACTTACACAAAAACAGTTACAGATCATGGACCTGTTCTCAAAAAATATCAACAAAGTGGTTGACTTTGAAATGCTCAGACACTATGTATGGGATGACAGCCCTGTAGACAATGCCATTATACGGGCTGAGATACATAGGCTTCGTCAAGTGTTAAAAGAAGATCTCATCACAACATTAAAAGGTGTAGGATATATTCTTTCAAAACAGATATGA